From a region of the Leptospira kmetyi serovar Malaysia str. Bejo-Iso9 genome:
- the crcB gene encoding fluoride efflux transporter CrcB, producing MSLERTLLWIGLGGALGSVFRYLLQYWFGTVLGFTLPWGTLTANLFGSFLIGIVYAMFDRFPAFDPQLKFFLASGLCGGFTTFSTFSYETLQMFRTGNYILFFAYIVISVLGGIGLALFGVWVGKSF from the coding sequence ATGAGTTTAGAAAGAACCTTATTGTGGATCGGTCTCGGCGGTGCGCTCGGAAGTGTGTTTCGTTATCTTTTGCAATACTGGTTCGGAACCGTTTTGGGTTTTACTCTTCCCTGGGGAACGTTGACCGCCAATCTTTTCGGTTCTTTTTTGATCGGAATCGTCTACGCGATGTTCGATCGTTTTCCCGCATTCGATCCGCAGTTGAAATTCTTTCTTGCTTCCGGTTTGTGCGGAGGGTTTACCACCTTTTCCACATTCTCTTACGAAACCTTACAGATGTTTAGAACGGGAAATTATATTCTATTTTTTGCATATATTGTAATTAGCGTCTTGGGAGGAATCGGATTGGCTTTATTTGGAGTTTGGGTCGGCAAAAGTTTTTGA
- the prfB gene encoding peptide chain release factor 2 — MEVKSAKELKRVSKELQENFLNRWKLLNLEQDKDRLKALSEKAEDPDLWNNPEEARIVSQKKNELEKKLTPWFTIQQDILDFPDLVDLTLDEKGENGVGELSTEYNRLQEKFEELELLGALKNPEDLKPAFLNIHPGAGGTESQDWAEMLLRMYMRYFEKKGYQYSLIDIQAGDGAGIKNATLHVIGDFAFGFLKGENGVHRLVRISPFDANKRRHTSFVSVHVSPEIDDDIDIKIEEKDIRVDVYRSSGAGGQHVNTTDSAVRITHMPTGIVVACQNERSQIKNRDTAFKMLKARLYELEQEKAKEELEKKSGEKKDISWGSQIRSYVFHPYNLVKDHRTDHETGNVAAVMDGDIEPFILAFLKTL, encoded by the coding sequence ATGGAAGTAAAGTCAGCAAAAGAACTCAAAAGAGTCTCCAAAGAATTACAGGAGAATTTTCTCAATCGTTGGAAACTTTTAAACCTCGAACAGGACAAGGATCGCCTGAAAGCGCTCAGCGAAAAGGCGGAAGATCCCGACCTCTGGAACAATCCGGAGGAAGCGAGAATCGTCAGTCAAAAGAAAAACGAACTGGAAAAAAAACTAACTCCTTGGTTTACGATCCAACAAGATATATTAGATTTTCCTGATTTAGTCGATCTGACTCTGGATGAAAAAGGCGAAAACGGAGTCGGCGAACTTTCCACGGAATACAACCGTCTTCAGGAAAAGTTCGAAGAACTGGAACTTTTAGGCGCTCTTAAAAATCCGGAAGACTTAAAACCCGCGTTCTTAAACATCCATCCGGGAGCGGGCGGAACCGAAAGTCAGGACTGGGCGGAAATGCTTCTCAGAATGTATATGCGTTATTTCGAGAAGAAAGGATATCAATATTCTCTAATAGACATCCAAGCCGGGGACGGTGCGGGAATTAAGAACGCCACCTTACACGTGATAGGCGATTTCGCTTTCGGCTTTTTGAAAGGGGAGAATGGAGTTCACAGACTCGTTCGGATTTCTCCGTTTGACGCGAACAAAAGAAGACATACATCCTTCGTATCGGTTCACGTAAGTCCTGAAATCGACGACGATATCGACATCAAAATCGAAGAGAAGGACATCCGAGTCGACGTTTATCGTTCCTCCGGCGCGGGCGGTCAGCACGTCAACACGACCGACTCCGCAGTTCGTATCACTCACATGCCGACCGGGATCGTGGTGGCTTGTCAGAACGAAAGATCCCAGATCAAAAACAGGGATACCGCGTTTAAGATGTTAAAGGCGAGACTCTACGAGTTGGAACAGGAAAAAGCAAAGGAAGAATTGGAAAAGAAATCCGGCGAGAAAAAAGACATCTCTTGGGGTTCTCAGATCCGAAGTTACGTTTTTCATCCTTACAACCTCGTCAAAGATCATAGAACCGATCATGAAACCGGAAACGTCGCGGCGGTGATGGACGGAGATATCGAACCGTTTATTCTCGCTTTTTTGAAAACGTTGTAA
- the purD gene encoding phosphoribosylamine--glycine ligase gives MQAKLKVLLIGSGGRESAIAFHLRKSPLLSELKVFPGNGGFPDSEILPSNSFQVLDKQSVQSYLKQNPFDFIVVGPEDPLVAGFADWAAELKIPTFGPDSYCAQVEGSKDFAKSLMVEANVPTAEYKTFTEYSSSLKYLESKSIPIVIKADGLAAGKGVTVATTKEMAVNALKEIFEDKKFGESGNQVVIEEFMDGQEASIFAVSDGDSYFLLPAAQDHKRAFDGDQGPNTGGMGAYCPAPVVTETILEKVKERVFDRMFETFRKKGHPYRGLLYAGLMISSDGEPRVVEFNCRFGDPETQCVLAMLDGDLLELLYTASTGKIENVKAAVKSGASTVVVLAAKGYPDSYEKNIPLNLPETSGQNVYLFHAGTLKKDGKVFSSGGRILGVVAQGTDLKSSVDQAYSFLEKIQAPKTFYRKDIGHRAL, from the coding sequence TTGCAAGCTAAGTTGAAAGTCCTTCTGATCGGTTCCGGCGGAAGAGAAAGCGCGATCGCGTTTCATCTTCGTAAATCCCCGTTGTTAAGCGAATTGAAGGTGTTTCCGGGAAACGGCGGTTTTCCGGATTCGGAGATTCTTCCCTCGAATTCGTTTCAAGTTTTGGATAAACAATCGGTTCAATCCTATCTGAAACAAAATCCTTTCGACTTCATCGTGGTCGGACCGGAAGATCCGCTGGTCGCGGGTTTTGCGGATTGGGCCGCGGAATTGAAAATCCCCACGTTTGGACCCGATTCTTATTGCGCTCAAGTGGAAGGCTCCAAGGATTTCGCAAAATCCCTGATGGTGGAAGCGAACGTCCCCACCGCGGAGTATAAAACGTTTACTGAATATTCATCTTCTTTAAAATACTTGGAATCCAAGTCGATTCCGATCGTCATCAAAGCGGACGGCTTGGCCGCGGGCAAAGGCGTGACCGTGGCGACGACCAAGGAGATGGCGGTCAACGCGCTCAAGGAAATTTTCGAGGACAAAAAATTCGGCGAGAGCGGCAACCAAGTCGTTATCGAAGAATTTATGGACGGACAAGAAGCGTCCATCTTCGCCGTTTCGGACGGAGATTCCTACTTTCTTCTTCCCGCGGCTCAGGATCACAAAAGGGCTTTCGACGGAGATCAAGGACCGAACACCGGAGGAATGGGAGCGTATTGTCCCGCGCCGGTGGTCACCGAAACTATATTAGAAAAAGTGAAAGAACGCGTATTCGATCGTATGTTCGAGACTTTCCGCAAAAAGGGACATCCTTACAGAGGACTTCTTTACGCGGGTTTGATGATCTCTTCGGACGGCGAACCGAGAGTCGTGGAGTTCAACTGCAGATTCGGAGATCCCGAAACGCAGTGTGTACTCGCGATGCTGGACGGAGATCTATTAGAACTTCTTTATACAGCTTCCACAGGCAAAATCGAAAACGTAAAAGCGGCGGTAAAAAGCGGCGCGTCGACGGTAGTGGTGCTTGCGGCGAAAGGATATCCCGATTCTTACGAAAAAAATATTCCGTTAAACCTTCCGGAAACGTCTGGTCAAAACGTTTATCTTTTTCATGCGGGAACGTTAAAAAAAGATGGAAAAGTTTTTTCATCCGGGGGCAGAATTCTCGGAGTAGTAGCTCAAGGAACCGATCTAAAGAGTTCGGTAGACCAGGCTTATTCCTTCCTGGAAAAAATCCAGGCTCCCAAAACGTTTTATAGAAAAGACATCGGACACAGAGCCCTTTAA
- a CDS encoding valine--tRNA ligase has protein sequence MKKQIGDRYEPKEVESKWISLWEEKKSFVPNPNSKESFSIVIPPPNVTGSLHIGHALNHTIQDILVRIERKKGKSTLWLPGMDHAGIATQMVVERELAKEGKKRTDFTREEFVNKVWEWKDHSGGMITRQQKLLGESVDWSRERFTFDEGLSKAVFKVFKSLYDEGLIYRGERIINWCPASQTAISDLEVEFRETKGKLYHIKYPIHGKPNQFLVVATTRPETMLGDVAVCANPEDARYASFKDVMLDLPLTNRQIPLLFDSFVDKEFGSGLVKITPAHDANDFEAGQRLGLKPLLVMNPDGTMNENAGAYKGLDRFDARKKVVADLEAKGLIEKIEDHVHAVGHNSRGGAVIEPYLSTQWFVKIKPLADLAVQAVQSGQVEFVPRMWEKTFFEWMNNIRDWCISRQLWWGHRIPAYHCKTCKHIEVSETPVTVCPSCGSKEVQPDPDVLDTWFSSQLWPFSTMGWPDQTEDLKKYYPTSVLVTGFDIIFFWVSRMIMMGMKFMQAPPFHKVLIHGLVRDKDGKKFSKSVGNVIDPLVMMEKYGTDSFRFFLAATLPEGKDILFDESRLDGYRSFCNKIWNSSRFILMNLEESFVPTGITPEIQKDLEPMDQWILSRFNRCLEEYDKAHSKFHFYEMAAAIYEFVWGDFCDWYIELVKPRAYGKVSPRSAEVAKQVLVDVLTRALGLLHPFMPFLTEEVHSVFSDQFIATTPYPSAYPIASDALGVQKLNLLQEIVTKIRVMRSENGVTPDKKCKAIVKSGDDLAISSIRENEVSLLQLARLESIRIEESYEIQKTDSVSHFAKGEIILPLEGLIDVEKEKARLEKELQKSEVEKEKLEAKLANPGFLSKAAPDVVEKEREKLNTLVDKVEVLKKGIQNLAS, from the coding sequence ATGAAAAAGCAAATAGGCGATCGCTACGAACCGAAAGAAGTCGAGAGTAAATGGATTTCACTCTGGGAAGAAAAGAAGTCCTTTGTACCGAATCCGAATTCGAAAGAATCTTTCTCCATCGTAATCCCTCCTCCCAACGTTACGGGATCGTTGCACATCGGTCACGCGCTCAATCATACGATTCAAGATATTCTCGTTCGAATCGAACGTAAAAAAGGCAAGTCGACTCTTTGGCTTCCCGGTATGGATCACGCCGGAATCGCAACGCAGATGGTCGTCGAAAGAGAACTCGCCAAAGAAGGAAAAAAGAGAACCGATTTTACGAGAGAAGAATTCGTAAACAAGGTCTGGGAATGGAAAGACCATTCCGGTGGTATGATCACCCGCCAACAAAAACTTTTGGGAGAATCCGTCGATTGGTCCAGAGAAAGATTCACGTTCGACGAAGGTCTTTCCAAGGCCGTGTTCAAAGTTTTTAAATCCCTATACGACGAAGGTTTGATCTATCGCGGCGAAAGAATCATCAACTGGTGCCCCGCGTCTCAAACGGCGATCTCCGATCTCGAAGTCGAGTTCAGAGAAACAAAAGGCAAGCTCTATCATATCAAATATCCGATTCACGGAAAACCGAATCAGTTCTTAGTCGTTGCGACGACAAGACCGGAAACCATGCTCGGAGACGTCGCGGTCTGTGCGAACCCGGAAGACGCACGTTATGCGTCCTTTAAGGACGTGATGTTGGATCTTCCATTGACGAACAGACAAATCCCTCTTTTGTTCGATTCTTTCGTGGATAAGGAATTCGGTTCCGGTCTTGTTAAGATCACTCCGGCTCACGACGCGAACGACTTCGAAGCGGGCCAAAGACTCGGACTCAAACCTTTGCTCGTGATGAACCCGGACGGAACGATGAACGAAAACGCGGGCGCTTACAAGGGTCTCGATCGTTTCGACGCCCGCAAAAAGGTAGTGGCCGATCTGGAAGCGAAAGGTCTGATCGAAAAAATCGAAGACCACGTGCACGCGGTCGGTCACAACTCGAGAGGAGGAGCGGTGATCGAACCGTATCTTTCCACTCAGTGGTTCGTAAAAATCAAACCTCTTGCGGACCTCGCGGTGCAAGCGGTTCAAAGCGGTCAGGTGGAATTCGTCCCGAGAATGTGGGAAAAAACTTTTTTCGAATGGATGAACAACATTCGAGATTGGTGTATCTCCAGACAACTTTGGTGGGGTCATAGAATTCCCGCGTATCATTGTAAAACTTGCAAACACATCGAGGTTTCCGAAACTCCCGTGACCGTTTGTCCTTCCTGCGGTTCTAAGGAAGTGCAACCGGATCCGGACGTTTTGGACACTTGGTTTTCTTCGCAGCTCTGGCCGTTCTCGACGATGGGTTGGCCGGATCAAACGGAGGACTTAAAAAAATACTACCCTACTTCCGTTCTTGTGACCGGCTTCGACATCATCTTCTTTTGGGTTTCCAGAATGATCATGATGGGAATGAAGTTCATGCAAGCTCCACCATTTCATAAAGTACTCATACACGGTTTGGTGCGGGATAAGGACGGAAAAAAATTCTCCAAGTCCGTGGGCAACGTGATCGACCCTCTCGTGATGATGGAAAAATACGGAACGGATTCGTTTCGATTCTTCCTCGCGGCCACACTTCCCGAAGGAAAGGATATCCTCTTCGACGAATCGCGGTTAGACGGTTATCGCTCCTTCTGCAACAAGATCTGGAACTCGTCCCGATTCATTCTTATGAACCTGGAAGAATCCTTCGTACCGACCGGAATCACTCCTGAAATCCAAAAAGATCTCGAACCGATGGACCAATGGATTCTTTCCAGATTCAATCGTTGTTTGGAAGAATACGACAAGGCGCATTCTAAATTTCATTTTTACGAAATGGCCGCGGCGATCTACGAATTTGTTTGGGGAGATTTCTGCGATTGGTATATCGAACTCGTTAAACCGAGAGCCTATGGAAAAGTTTCTCCGCGTTCTGCGGAAGTCGCCAAACAGGTTCTCGTGGACGTGCTCACTCGTGCATTAGGACTTTTGCATCCGTTTATGCCGTTTTTAACCGAAGAAGTTCACTCCGTTTTTTCGGATCAGTTTATCGCAACAACTCCGTATCCGAGCGCTTATCCGATCGCATCGGACGCGTTAGGCGTTCAGAAGCTGAATCTTCTTCAGGAAATCGTAACCAAAATCCGCGTTATGCGCTCCGAAAACGGGGTCACACCGGATAAGAAGTGTAAGGCGATCGTAAAATCGGGAGACGATCTTGCGATCTCTTCGATCCGCGAAAACGAGGTTTCTCTTTTACAACTCGCGCGTCTCGAATCGATTCGAATCGAAGAATCCTACGAGATTCAAAAAACGGATTCTGTTTCGCACTTCGCAAAGGGAGAAATCATTCTTCCTTTGGAAGGACTGATCGACGTCGAAAAGGAAAAAGCGCGTCTTGAAAAGGAACTTCAAAAATCCGAAGTCGAAAAGGAAAAGCTCGAAGCGAAACTGGCCAATCCAGGATTTCTTTCGAAAGCCGCTCCCGACGTGGTCGAGAAAGAAAGGGAAAAACTAAATACGCTCGTGGACAAAGTGGAAGTTCTCAAAAAGGGGATTCAAAATCTTGCAAGCTAA
- a CDS encoding DUF1801 domain-containing protein has product MSSGISRYIDSQAEIKKERILSIRAWIIESFPEILESMDQKIPTYHLNENWIAIGAQKNSISIHICKSAPLTEIRKKFPSLVDAKFRFTIRDENPIPWKEIRSSIRSILKSKTKSLNGKERIAIKRNSPSKKSALRQNTRSLKN; this is encoded by the coding sequence ATGTCCTCCGGGATTTCGCGTTATATAGATTCTCAGGCGGAAATCAAAAAGGAAAGAATCCTTTCGATCCGCGCGTGGATCATCGAATCCTTTCCCGAAATTCTGGAATCTATGGACCAGAAAATTCCCACGTATCATCTGAACGAAAACTGGATCGCGATCGGCGCGCAAAAGAATTCGATTTCGATTCATATCTGTAAATCCGCTCCATTGACCGAAATCAGAAAGAAATTTCCAAGCCTTGTGGACGCCAAATTCCGTTTTACGATTCGAGACGAGAACCCGATTCCTTGGAAGGAAATTCGAAGTTCGATCCGTTCCATTCTAAAATCTAAAACGAAGTCCTTAAACGGAAAGGAAAGAATCGCGATTAAAAGAAATTCTCCCTCTAAAAAAAGCGCTTTGAGACAAAATACTCGTTCGCTTAAAAACTAG
- a CDS encoding TetR/AcrR family transcriptional regulator: MKKQNLNIQKGKERKEDILGCAKNFFFTKGYESTSIHDIIDELGIAKGTFYHHFSSKEELLMELIKTLSDELTRDLLESVAARKPKNTLDKLKLIHELHFDWIQKNPEMIFFFLKAIYLPENLILKSNLEKEVIKRDIAFLTDLIREGQEDGSFSNKMPPVFLAEAIIAMSNVQNEKFALYMLGLSDADPDLIYENEKNSHELFSSILGIKVPIDFPFPKEELMASVENLRKFSREFEKQQSNKNNAKRNPLKSSNSKGGKAK; the protein is encoded by the coding sequence ATGAAAAAACAAAACCTGAACATACAAAAGGGAAAGGAACGCAAAGAGGACATTCTCGGTTGCGCCAAAAACTTTTTCTTTACCAAGGGCTACGAAAGCACTTCGATTCACGACATCATCGACGAACTCGGAATCGCCAAAGGCACGTTCTATCATCACTTCAGCTCCAAAGAAGAACTTCTGATGGAACTGATCAAAACGCTTTCCGACGAACTGACCCGCGATCTGCTCGAATCGGTGGCCGCGAGAAAACCGAAAAACACATTAGATAAATTGAAACTGATTCACGAACTTCATTTCGATTGGATTCAAAAAAATCCGGAAATGATATTCTTTTTTTTAAAGGCGATTTATCTACCCGAAAACCTGATCCTCAAATCGAATCTGGAAAAGGAAGTCATCAAAAGGGACATCGCTTTTCTCACCGATCTGATTCGCGAAGGACAAGAGGACGGATCGTTTTCGAACAAGATGCCTCCCGTTTTTTTGGCGGAAGCCATCATCGCGATGAGCAACGTGCAGAACGAAAAGTTCGCACTTTACATGTTGGGCCTGAGCGACGCCGACCCCGATCTGATCTACGAAAACGAAAAGAATTCGCACGAACTATTCTCGTCCATACTCGGAATCAAAGTGCCGATCGATTTTCCCTTTCCCAAGGAAGAATTGATGGCCTCCGTGGAAAACCTTCGAAAGTTTTCCCGTGAATTTGAAAAACAACAATCGAATAAAAACAACGCGAAACGGAATCCTCTAAAGTCTTCAAACTCTAAAGGAGGAAAGGCAAAATAG